The Henckelia pumila isolate YLH828 chromosome 2, ASM3356847v2, whole genome shotgun sequence genome includes a window with the following:
- the LOC140883620 gene encoding kunitz trypsin inhibitor 5-like has translation MKINLMITQISMLVLMIFMISSTCEAAEQPAPVLDTDGKALRAGVDYYVLPVFRGRGGGLTLDSTDEQNPCPLDVVQEQSEVDRGLPVYFKPVNPKKGVIRLETDLNVLFNASSICVQTTLWKLDVFDGKYFITTGGVEGNPGRDTISNWFKIQKYDSDYKFVYCPTVCDICRPVCGDVGIFIKDGKRRLALSDVPLKVMFKKV, from the coding sequence ATGAAGATAAACTTGATGATCACTCAGATTTCCATGCTGGTTTTGATGATCTTCATGATCTCCTCCACCTGTGAAGCAGCCGAACAGCCCGCTCCGGTGCTCGACACAGACGGAAAAGCCCTCCGTGCAGGCGTCGACTATTACGTACTTCCGGTCTTCCGCGGCAGGGGTGGCGGCCTCACGCTAGACAGCACCGACGAACAAAACCCTTGTCCTCTCGATGTTGTTCAAGAACAATCTGAAGTTGATCGTGGCCTTCCAGTATACTTCAAGCCCGTGAACCCCAAAAAGGGCGTCATCCGTCTAGAAACCGACCTAAACGTCTTGTTTAATGCCTCGTCGATCTGTGTTCAGACGACGTTATGGAAGCTCGATGTCTTCGACGGGAAGTATTTCATCACGACGGGCGGAGTTGAAGGGAACCCTGGCCGTGACACCATTAGCAACTGGTTCAAGATTCAAAAGTATGACAGTGATTACAAGTTTGTTTATTGCCCGACGGTTTGCGATATCTGCAGGCCGGTATGCGGAGATGTCGGGATCTTCATCAAAGACGGGAAGAGGCGGTTGGCTTTAAGTGACGTCCCACTTAAAGTTATGTTTAAGAAGGTCTGA
- the LOC140877391 gene encoding uncharacterized protein translates to MAAQGDLQGLAGGYSVGKETELAITITENISADMLNISADKTVKRGRGRPPKRNKSVPPTLTRESVPNLDSSQPSNISQSVIEPKRQLDLEWSSKKFGISEVISNCSSKIWLYFSHQVSVFVVVDHEQFLHVKLSSSLFPIDIYVSVVYAKCNGTERRDLWDGLLDCIPRDGCPWVVGGDFNVINDPTEHSRGVVNCPGAMAEFSDFIISAGLSDVGFVGAKDVFGNVHDNVKVLDLKASQAQVDFDDNPSEENRTALSLAPANLAMGLSVEEAFCKQKASAKWIMEGEKNTALFHNMVNQRRVRNKIFRIWDDGTALDNPSQISEFGVRFFESLLTGESSAPSEPKFDNIPVLVTKEDNRFLLAPFSEKEIHDCVL, encoded by the exons ATGGCTGCCCAAGGTGATTTACAAGGTTTGGCCGGCGGTTATTCAGTTGGGAAAGAGACCGAGCTTGCCATTACGATCACAGAAAATATTTCTGCTGATATGTTAAATATTTCTGCTGATAAAACTGTGAAGAGGGGGCGGGGTCGTCCTCCTAAAAGAAATAAATCGGTGCCTCCGACATTGACAAGGGAAAGTGTTCCTAATCTTGATTCGTCCCAGCCTTCCAATATTTCTCAAT CTGTTATTGAACCCAAGAGGCAGTTAGATCTAGAATGGAGCTCTAAAAAATTTGGTATTTCGGAGGTTATCTCTAATTGTAGCAGCAAAATATGGCTTTATTTCTCTCATCAGGTTTCGGTATTTGTGGTGGTGGATCATGAGCAATTTCTCCACGTCAAATTATCTTCTAGCCTTTTTCCAATTGATATTTATGTTTCTGTTGTCTATGCTAAATGTAATGGAACAGAAAGGCGGGATCTTTGGGATGGTCTTCTGGATTGTATTCCTCGGGATGGCTGCCCATGGGTTGTTGGCGGAGATTTTAATGTTATCAATGATCCGACAGAACACTCTCGTGGTGTTGTCAATTGTCCAGGTGCCATGGCTGAATTTTCTGATTTTATTATTTCAGCAGGGTTGTCTGATGTTGGTTTTGTTGGTGCAAA GGATGTGTTTGGTAATGTTCATGATAATGTTAAGGTTCTTGATCTTAAAGCTTCTCAGGCTCAGGTCGATTTTGATGATAATCCTTCTGAAGAGAATCGGACAGCCCTCTCCTTGGCCCCTGCTAATCTCGCCATGGGTTTATCAGTGGAGGAGGCTTTCTGTAAGCAAAAAGCTTCTGCCAAATGGATAATGGAGGGTGAGAAGAATACTGCTCTTTTTCATAATATGGTTAATCAGCGTCGAGTTCGTAATAAAATTTTTCGAATTTGGGATGATGGTACTGCCCTGGATAATCCTTCTCAAATTTCAGAGTTTGGAGTTCGGTTTTTTGAGAGTTTGTTGACTGGTGAATCTTCAGCCCCTTCTGAGCCTAAGTTTGATAACATCCCGGTGTTGGTTACAAAGGAGGATAATCGTTTTCTATTAGCGCCTTTTTCTGAGAAAGAAATCCATGACTGTGTCCTATAG
- the LOC140884104 gene encoding kunitz trypsin inhibitor 5-like — MISSTCEAAEQPAPVLDTDGKALRAGVDYYVLPVFRGRGGGLTLDSTDEQNPCPLDVVQEQSEVDRGLPVYFKPVNPKKGVIRLETDLNVLFNASSICVQTTLWKLDVFDESTGKYFITTGGVEGNPGRDTISNWFKIQKYDSDYKFVYCPTVCDICRPVCGDVGIFIKDGKRRLALSDVPLKVMFKKV; from the coding sequence ATGATCTCCTCCACCTGTGAAGCAGCCGAACAGCCCGCTCCGGTGCTCGACACAGATGGAAAAGCCCTCCGTGCAGGCGTCGACTATTACGTACTTCCGGTCTTTCGCGGCAGGGGTGGCGGCCTCACGCTAGACAGCACCGACGAACAAAACCCTTGTCCTCTCGATGTTGTTCAAGAACAATCTGAAGTTGATCGTGGCCTTCCAGTATACTTCAAGCCCGTGAACCCCAAAAAGGGTGTCATCCGTCTAGAAACCGACCTAAACGTCTTGTTTAATGCCTCGTCGATCTGTGTTCAGACGACATTATGGAAGCTCGATGTCTTCGATGAATCCACCGGGAAGTATTTCATCACGACGGGCGGAGTTGAAGGGAACCCTGGCCGTGACACCATTAGCAACTGGTTCAAGATTCAAAAGTATGACAGTGATTACAAGTTTGTTTATTGCCCGACGGTTTGCGATATCTGCAGGCCGGTATGCGGAGATGTCGGGATCTTCATCAAAGACGGGAAGAGGCGGTTGGCTTTAAGTGACGTCCCACTTAAAGTTATGTTTAAGAAGGTCTGA